Proteins encoded together in one uncultured Sphaerochaeta sp. window:
- a CDS encoding chitobiase/beta-hexosaminidase C-terminal domain-containing protein — MKVKSTHYITCIGLILLLLTSLASCKKDPGNNPGEEEQEDGTVFSLARAPDGESSFRAGEYEASEDKSITSRWLAASQTDSGFTSITPDSLKVAYRYIALIPDATVQKIGVKGIYGRGRFDAMNAWDGTALTAYKDNTMTKLPGFNTSHYPDVPPTEDDMLEFSVYVDDDTPVTKQEVKEGSFVIFDGSNNTPGEVTDDTLAVFDLKDTSFKVDVEDLPPEDVVFTGIAYELVYYEAELSGFGAVRLYYNDYGQCKAGDFMVNKAGDSPDKGWQWAYLKHGDGPDSWDGSAVPEVSDGGYDDYDTDTVEEPNPQVEYKGYFPILGIGEAAKTHSSGLIPTFVNLESTGDAWPDVTDPDPKDPFLLNADKHPDPSGACIYWSVSQGMFNQPVGESQPVPYDHPHIEEVTNPGGFGTYNEANPILNAPIKSGGTIRSNRDASIIYYEEDDHLGVSDMSSVLYSDTRRESATIIDRTTMRNTFGVYAYDSGLVSNIYSDAPMVERWNGSGYTTYFPTLLDLSMGRICVVASRRSADPTGLSQQGYVYDPPPSNTPDALEMSIVEVAITLQINVAFGYGEDCGGRSWGGGATIGTTDFEKRFLSFAPKLGSTEYGGWGTDPNGPVPSQRGFYGSRSDEHGLESDLSFRQNHFAIDVDNIPYRDVYALPPILDNPSPDEGPFSNEIHVSISWNGDGVSVYYTTDGSDPTNSSTRYTDAIPVSSNTIIKAIAYQTGKQFPSMIVEAFYEVSGAQRCSVPVEVQAVPVAAAGKPAFVLLFKDQELDLARSFSPVSCTQVNVDQNKVSASLKEVLAGTYYLLVVVDMDRSDSLTEGDLVYPSTVANQVVSLHSVQVPSAAVVSLSGASYTVPARTLERSLAAD; from the coding sequence ATGAAGGTAAAAAGTACCCACTATATAACATGTATCGGACTGATCTTGTTGCTTCTGACTTCTCTTGCCAGTTGTAAAAAGGATCCCGGTAACAATCCTGGTGAAGAAGAACAAGAGGATGGCACGGTTTTTTCCCTGGCCAGAGCACCCGATGGAGAGTCTTCATTCAGGGCAGGTGAATATGAGGCTTCAGAGGATAAAAGCATAACCTCCCGTTGGCTTGCAGCAAGTCAGACCGACAGTGGGTTTACGTCCATCACCCCAGACAGCCTCAAGGTTGCTTATCGCTACATTGCATTGATTCCTGACGCTACCGTACAGAAGATTGGGGTAAAGGGTATCTATGGTAGAGGGCGGTTTGATGCCATGAATGCATGGGATGGAACAGCCCTGACTGCATATAAAGACAATACCATGACCAAGCTTCCCGGGTTCAACACCTCCCACTATCCTGATGTTCCGCCAACAGAGGATGATATGCTTGAGTTCTCTGTCTATGTGGATGATGACACCCCTGTAACAAAGCAGGAAGTAAAGGAAGGCTCCTTTGTCATCTTTGATGGTTCGAACAATACCCCCGGAGAGGTAACTGATGATACCTTGGCTGTATTTGACCTAAAAGATACTTCCTTCAAGGTGGATGTTGAGGACCTGCCCCCAGAAGATGTGGTTTTTACCGGTATAGCGTATGAGCTTGTCTATTATGAGGCAGAGCTCTCCGGCTTTGGGGCTGTACGACTGTATTACAATGACTATGGGCAATGCAAGGCAGGGGACTTCATGGTGAACAAAGCAGGTGATTCTCCTGATAAGGGCTGGCAATGGGCATACCTGAAGCATGGTGATGGCCCAGACTCCTGGGACGGGTCAGCTGTCCCTGAGGTGAGTGATGGGGGGTATGATGACTATGATACCGATACGGTAGAGGAGCCTAACCCACAGGTGGAATATAAAGGATACTTTCCAATCTTAGGGATAGGTGAAGCAGCAAAGACCCATAGTTCTGGACTCATTCCAACCTTTGTCAATCTCGAGAGTACAGGGGATGCATGGCCCGATGTAACAGACCCAGATCCAAAAGACCCATTTCTCTTGAACGCAGACAAGCATCCAGACCCATCAGGCGCCTGCATCTACTGGTCGGTAAGTCAAGGGATGTTCAATCAACCTGTTGGGGAGAGCCAGCCGGTTCCCTACGACCATCCCCATATTGAGGAGGTCACCAATCCCGGAGGGTTTGGTACGTATAATGAAGCCAATCCAATCTTGAATGCTCCCATCAAGAGTGGGGGGACGATCAGGAGCAATCGAGATGCAAGTATCATCTACTACGAGGAGGACGATCATCTAGGTGTTTCTGACATGTCTAGCGTCCTCTATAGTGATACCAGACGTGAAAGTGCTACCATTATTGACCGAACAACCATGCGGAACACGTTTGGGGTGTATGCTTATGATTCCGGTCTTGTCAGTAACATCTACAGCGATGCTCCCATGGTGGAGAGGTGGAATGGTAGTGGATACACCACCTATTTCCCGACCTTGCTTGATCTAAGTATGGGGAGAATTTGCGTGGTGGCAAGTAGGAGAAGTGCCGATCCCACAGGCTTAAGCCAACAAGGGTATGTCTATGATCCTCCTCCATCCAATACTCCTGATGCGCTGGAGATGTCCATTGTAGAGGTAGCAATCACGCTGCAGATTAATGTTGCCTTCGGATATGGGGAAGATTGTGGGGGAAGAAGCTGGGGAGGTGGTGCAACTATAGGTACCACTGACTTTGAAAAACGCTTCCTCAGTTTCGCTCCAAAACTTGGATCGACTGAGTATGGTGGGTGGGGGACCGATCCCAATGGTCCTGTCCCTTCCCAACGAGGGTTTTATGGGAGCCGATCAGACGAACATGGATTGGAGAGTGACCTCTCATTCAGGCAGAATCACTTTGCCATCGATGTAGACAATATCCCCTACCGGGATGTATACGCTCTGCCTCCTATTCTTGATAATCCATCGCCGGACGAAGGCCCCTTTAGTAATGAGATTCATGTAAGCATCTCATGGAATGGTGATGGGGTGAGTGTCTACTACACCACAGACGGTAGTGATCCAACCAACAGTTCAACACGGTATACTGATGCAATTCCTGTTTCTTCCAATACCATCATCAAGGCGATCGCGTACCAGACGGGGAAGCAATTCCCCTCCATGATTGTGGAAGCGTTCTACGAGGTAAGTGGTGCGCAGAGGTGCTCTGTCCCGGTGGAAGTTCAAGCAGTCCCTGTGGCGGCTGCAGGGAAGCCAGCCTTTGTATTACTGTTCAAGGACCAGGAGCTCGACCTTGCTAGAAGTTTTTCTCCTGTTTCCTGCACCCAGGTGAATGTAGACCAGAACAAGGTCTCTGCAAGTCTGAAAGAGGTACTGGCAGGGACCTATTATCTGCTTGTGGTTGTTGACATGGACCGCTCGGATAGTCTCACTGAAGGGGACCTCGTCTATCCGTCCACAGTTGCAAATCAGGTGGTGAGCTTGCACAGCGTACAAGTCCCCTCTGCAGCTGTAGTTTCCCTTTCAGGTGCTTCCTACACGGTTCCTGCCAGAACATTGGAGCGGAGTCTAGCTGCAGATTAG
- a CDS encoding 2-dehydropantoate 2-reductase: MRIAIYGAGSLGTVLGAYLHERGVAVDLISRNKEHVKTLQENGAQIVGKRTATIPVTALLPEDMKGTYDLIFLLTKQLENRQVASFLKPYLKEDGMLCTMQNGIPEPTLMEILGNNRVCGCTIGWGATLTGRGVVELTSDEHTFSFSLGLPVPGREAMLAEISAILSLMGEVTIEHNFIGARWSKLLINASFSGAATALGCTFGDVAANRQARRIAQRIIKECIEVTKASSVTLEPVQGKDIARLFDYTNSLKKWVSFHLIPFAIRKHRQLKPSMLQDIERGKPCEVDAINEVLSEQGKKLGIPTPINDQVVSIIHRIEAKELQPSMENLKEFML; encoded by the coding sequence ATGCGCATTGCCATCTATGGTGCTGGGTCATTGGGAACCGTTTTAGGAGCGTATCTTCATGAACGAGGGGTCGCTGTTGATCTCATCAGCAGAAACAAGGAACATGTTAAGACACTCCAAGAGAATGGTGCCCAGATAGTAGGCAAGCGAACAGCCACAATCCCTGTCACCGCGCTGCTTCCTGAGGACATGAAGGGAACATATGACCTCATCTTCCTGCTTACCAAGCAACTCGAGAACAGGCAAGTTGCTTCCTTCCTGAAACCCTATCTTAAAGAGGACGGGATGCTCTGTACCATGCAAAATGGAATCCCTGAACCCACCTTGATGGAAATACTGGGAAATAATCGTGTTTGTGGGTGCACCATCGGCTGGGGTGCCACATTGACCGGAAGAGGGGTGGTAGAACTGACCAGTGATGAGCATACATTCTCATTCAGCCTTGGCCTGCCTGTTCCTGGACGGGAGGCAATGCTTGCTGAAATCTCTGCAATACTCTCCCTGATGGGAGAGGTAACCATTGAGCATAATTTCATCGGAGCCCGTTGGTCGAAGCTCCTGATCAATGCCTCGTTCAGCGGAGCCGCAACAGCACTGGGCTGTACGTTTGGGGATGTTGCAGCAAACAGACAAGCAAGAAGGATAGCACAGAGGATTATCAAGGAGTGTATCGAGGTAACCAAAGCCTCTTCAGTTACCTTGGAACCCGTACAAGGGAAAGATATTGCAAGGCTTTTCGATTATACGAATTCTCTTAAGAAGTGGGTCAGCTTCCACTTGATTCCCTTTGCGATCCGCAAGCATCGCCAGCTGAAACCAAGTATGCTCCAAGACATCGAGAGAGGAAAACCCTGTGAGGTAGATGCCATAAACGAAGTACTCAGCGAACAAGGAAAGAAATTGGGAATTCCTACTCCCATCAATGACCAGGTAGTATCCATTATTCACCGTATCGAGGCCAAGGAGCTTCAACCATCAATGGAGAACCTGAAGGAGTTCATGCTTTAG
- a CDS encoding RNA-binding protein yields MAKKIYVGNMSYQTSEESLYSLFAQFGDVLSAHIIVDRDTNRPKGFAFVEMDQDDAAVAAISQLDGQEVDGRNLKVNEAIARPRTERRDSYRY; encoded by the coding sequence ATGGCTAAAAAAATTTATGTCGGAAACATGAGCTACCAAACTTCAGAAGAGTCCTTGTACTCCCTGTTCGCACAATTCGGTGACGTGCTGAGTGCACACATCATTGTCGATCGTGACACCAATCGCCCCAAGGGGTTTGCATTTGTTGAGATGGATCAGGATGATGCAGCAGTAGCTGCCATTTCCCAGCTCGATGGTCAGGAAGTTGATGGTCGTAACCTGAAAGTAAACGAAGCAATTGCGCGTCCCAGAACTGAACGCCGCGATTCCTACCGCTACTAG
- the xdhC gene encoding xanthine dehydrogenase subunit XdhC yields MANKDITCTVNGKQRTFTVDIRSSLSDMLRGNAGLDSIKHGCDVGECGACTVLINGKPFNSCIYMAIWAEGKDILTLEGLSDTKGTISDIQQAFIDEGAVQCGFCTPGFIMSSIPIINKDTPSTREEIRKQVAGNLCRCTGYEHIVDAIEKTQKKRIAEKKKN; encoded by the coding sequence ATGGCTAATAAAGATATCACCTGCACGGTCAATGGGAAGCAGAGAACCTTTACAGTGGATATTCGTTCGTCGCTTTCCGATATGCTCCGTGGAAACGCTGGCTTGGACAGCATCAAACATGGCTGTGATGTAGGAGAATGTGGTGCTTGTACCGTTCTGATCAATGGAAAGCCGTTCAACTCCTGTATTTATATGGCAATCTGGGCAGAGGGAAAGGATATCCTGACCCTCGAGGGATTGAGTGACACAAAGGGAACGATCAGCGACATTCAGCAAGCCTTCATCGATGAAGGTGCTGTACAGTGTGGCTTCTGTACCCCGGGATTCATTATGTCTTCCATTCCCATCATCAACAAGGATACCCCCTCAACCAGGGAGGAGATCAGAAAGCAGGTAGCTGGCAACCTCTGCAGGTGCACCGGTTATGAGCATATTGTTGATGCTATTGAGAAAACCCAGAAGAAACGTATTGCAGAGAAGAAAAAGAACTAG
- the xdhB gene encoding xanthine dehydrogenase subunit XdhB, translating into MYNFNKLYEPTSVEEALRLKKEHPEALILAGGSDILIKIREGKLAGCDLINIYMLEDLRGICLEDDGSILIRPLTSFTDVSMHPVIREHVPVLGDAVDQIGGPQIRNIGTIGGNICNGVTSADSATTLKAYDAVLELTSLDGIRILPYAEFNLGPGKVDLRQGEIMTGIRIPKESYENTYGHYIKYAMRRAMDIATLGCSVNVTLNKNKDAIERLRIAFGVAAPIPIRSTQAEESAKGHALDASLLDAVAEGALADVTPRTSWRASKEFRLQLVKELARRATKAAVEKAGGTING; encoded by the coding sequence ATGTATAACTTTAATAAACTCTATGAACCAACCTCTGTAGAGGAGGCCTTACGGCTTAAGAAAGAGCATCCTGAAGCTCTCATCCTTGCCGGAGGCAGTGATATCCTGATCAAGATCCGCGAAGGGAAACTTGCAGGTTGTGATCTCATCAACATCTATATGCTCGAAGACCTGAGAGGCATCTGCCTTGAGGACGATGGTTCAATCCTTATCCGTCCACTGACCAGTTTCACCGATGTCTCCATGCATCCAGTGATCAGGGAACATGTTCCCGTCCTGGGCGATGCTGTTGACCAGATTGGCGGCCCCCAGATCAGGAATATCGGTACCATTGGTGGAAACATCTGCAATGGTGTTACCAGTGCTGACTCGGCAACCACGCTCAAGGCATATGATGCAGTTCTGGAGCTGACCAGTCTGGATGGGATACGAATCCTTCCCTATGCAGAGTTCAATCTTGGGCCGGGCAAGGTGGACCTTCGCCAAGGTGAGATCATGACTGGTATCCGCATTCCTAAAGAGAGCTACGAGAACACCTATGGCCACTACATCAAGTATGCGATGCGGCGCGCCATGGATATCGCGACTCTTGGGTGCTCAGTTAATGTAACATTAAACAAGAACAAGGACGCAATAGAAAGGCTCCGCATTGCCTTTGGAGTTGCAGCCCCCATTCCCATCCGCTCCACACAAGCAGAGGAGAGCGCCAAGGGACATGCCCTTGATGCATCATTGCTTGATGCGGTTGCTGAGGGTGCACTTGCTGATGTCACTCCAAGAACCAGTTGGAGAGCCAGCAAGGAGTTCAGACTGCAGTTGGTAAAGGAGCTCGCAAGACGGGCAACCAAGGCAGCTGTAGAGAAAGCAGGAGGAACAATCAATGGCTAA
- the xdhA gene encoding xanthine dehydrogenase subunit XdhA, with product MNIIGKSPNRVDAYDKVTGKAKYTPDLVSPHALHAKVLHSTIANGWVKEFDLSQAWKVEGVVDIVTCFDVPDIQFPTAGHPWSTEPKHQDIADRKLLNARVRCYADDIAAVIAETEIAAEEAVRKIKVTYEEYAPILSIEDAMKEGATVIHEEKPNNVVVHSSYEIGSFEESIKEKGLIKVVGDYETPIVTHCHIEPANSFAYEEDGKIVVVSSTQIPHIVRRVCSQALGVGFGKIRIVKPYIGGGFGNKQDALTEPLNAFLTTRVGGRPVILSYTREETFACTRTRHAMKFHIESYIRPDGSFAARSIEAYSNQGAYASHAHALVANAVNGFRMMYPVGAIKGEAYTVYTNMPTAGAMRAYGIPQIGFALEAHVDDIVAKTGFDSIKIRKQNMMKLGFVDPVTTITCHSTGLEECIDKGEKYLSYSKKRKEYEKQDGPIRKGVGMAIFCYKTGVYPISLETSAVRMLLNQDGSLQVQMGATEIGQGADTVFAMMAAETIGLTMDKIHMISKQDTDVTPYDTGAYASRQSYVSGLAVKKTAEAFKKKLLDFAGFMLKCDPWDLDIKENYIVHTNKDEHLLSVADVAIESCYSLTNSQHIAAEETHHCTDNTYSFGVCFVEVEVDIPMCQVKVLDIINVHDSGTILNHQTAKGQVHGGMSMGLGYGLYERHLFDPKTGRMYNDNLLDYKLMTALDTPDLHADFVETYDPTGPYGNKSLGEPPTIPVAPAIRNAVLNATGVAVNAIPLHPQRLFGAFTDAGLIK from the coding sequence ATGAATATCATAGGAAAATCCCCGAACCGAGTCGATGCATACGACAAAGTGACGGGAAAAGCAAAATATACCCCCGATCTGGTCTCTCCGCATGCCCTTCATGCAAAAGTACTGCATAGTACCATTGCAAATGGATGGGTAAAGGAGTTTGACCTCTCCCAGGCGTGGAAGGTTGAAGGGGTTGTAGACATTGTCACCTGTTTCGACGTTCCCGACATTCAGTTCCCTACTGCAGGGCACCCATGGTCGACCGAACCCAAACACCAGGATATCGCTGACCGTAAGTTGCTCAATGCAAGGGTTCGCTGCTATGCCGATGACATTGCAGCAGTTATTGCCGAAACTGAGATTGCTGCAGAAGAAGCAGTGAGAAAGATCAAGGTAACCTACGAAGAGTATGCTCCCATCCTCTCCATTGAAGATGCAATGAAGGAAGGGGCAACGGTAATCCACGAGGAGAAGCCAAACAACGTAGTGGTCCACTCTTCCTATGAGATCGGCTCCTTTGAAGAGTCCATTAAGGAAAAGGGCCTTATCAAAGTCGTAGGCGACTACGAGACCCCAATCGTAACCCACTGTCATATTGAACCTGCAAACTCGTTTGCATATGAGGAAGATGGCAAGATTGTCGTGGTAAGCTCCACCCAGATTCCCCATATCGTGCGTCGTGTCTGTTCCCAGGCCTTGGGAGTAGGATTTGGCAAGATTAGGATTGTGAAACCCTATATTGGTGGTGGATTCGGCAATAAGCAGGATGCGCTCACCGAACCCTTGAATGCATTCCTGACCACTCGTGTTGGTGGCCGACCGGTTATTTTGTCCTATACCAGGGAAGAGACCTTTGCCTGTACAAGAACAAGACACGCAATGAAGTTCCACATCGAGAGCTATATTCGTCCTGATGGGTCATTTGCTGCCAGAAGCATCGAAGCCTACTCCAACCAGGGAGCATATGCGAGCCATGCACACGCACTGGTTGCCAATGCAGTAAACGGATTCAGGATGATGTATCCGGTGGGGGCAATCAAGGGAGAGGCCTATACGGTCTACACCAACATGCCAACCGCTGGAGCAATGAGGGCCTACGGTATTCCCCAGATTGGGTTTGCATTGGAAGCCCATGTGGATGACATCGTGGCCAAGACTGGTTTTGACTCGATCAAGATCCGAAAGCAGAATATGATGAAGCTTGGCTTCGTTGACCCGGTTACCACCATCACCTGTCATTCCACAGGCCTCGAGGAGTGTATCGACAAGGGAGAGAAATACCTCTCCTACTCAAAGAAGCGCAAGGAGTACGAGAAGCAGGATGGTCCGATCAGGAAAGGAGTCGGCATGGCCATCTTCTGTTACAAGACCGGCGTCTATCCGATCAGCTTGGAGACCTCTGCAGTGCGCATGCTGCTCAACCAGGATGGTTCTCTGCAGGTACAGATGGGAGCAACTGAGATCGGTCAGGGTGCTGATACTGTCTTTGCCATGATGGCCGCTGAAACCATCGGCCTAACGATGGACAAGATTCATATGATCAGCAAGCAGGACACTGATGTCACTCCCTACGATACCGGTGCCTATGCCTCCCGACAGTCCTACGTATCTGGGTTGGCGGTTAAGAAAACTGCCGAAGCCTTCAAGAAAAAGCTGCTTGATTTTGCCGGTTTTATGCTGAAGTGTGATCCATGGGATCTGGATATCAAGGAAAACTACATTGTGCACACTAACAAGGATGAGCATTTGCTCTCGGTTGCAGATGTAGCCATTGAATCCTGCTACAGCCTGACAAACTCACAGCATATTGCTGCTGAGGAGACACACCACTGCACAGACAACACGTACTCCTTCGGAGTCTGTTTTGTCGAGGTAGAGGTGGATATCCCGATGTGTCAGGTAAAGGTTCTGGATATCATCAATGTCCATGACTCAGGAACCATTCTCAATCACCAGACTGCAAAGGGTCAGGTGCATGGTGGAATGAGTATGGGGCTTGGCTATGGATTGTATGAACGACATCTGTTCGACCCGAAGACAGGCCGGATGTACAACGACAATCTGCTTGACTACAAGCTGATGACCGCTCTGGATACCCCTGACCTCCATGCTGACTTTGTAGAGACCTATGACCCCACCGGTCCATACGGAAACAAGAGCCTCGGAGAACCTCCTACGATTCCCGTCGCCCCAGCCATCCGTAATGCAGTACTCAATGCAACCGGAGTTGCTGTAAATGCAATTCCGCTTCACCCCCAACGTCTGTTTGGTGCATTCACCGATGCGGGACTGATCAAATAA